Proteins encoded in a region of the Zea mays cultivar B73 chromosome 2, Zm-B73-REFERENCE-NAM-5.0, whole genome shotgun sequence genome:
- the LOC103643116 gene encoding uncharacterized protein — MAASPPPLSCQFPAPLSFAPACGRHSYVLPAVLVDVVGHDSQHRHLPSLAFVLPTPMSSASSPGFDLQLVRAAIKLSRPWRSRPSRSPAPRTVIAEFTGNRSLIVPQTVSWDSAVFGYRLARQGDFHQ, encoded by the coding sequence ATGGCTGCGAGTCCACCTCCGTTGAGCTGCCAGTTTCCAGCTCCTCTATCATTTGCTCCGGCGTGCGGGCGTCACTCGTACGTGCTCCCAGCCGTGCTGGTTGACGTGGTCGGCCATGATAGCCAGCATCGCCACCTGCCGTCCCTCGCCTTCGTGCTCCCCACGCCGATGTCCAGTGCATCGTCGCCGGGGTTCGACTTGCAGCTTGTGCGAGCTGCTATCAAGCTCTCCCGACCATGGCGCTCACGCCCCAGCCGTTCTCCTGCTCCTCGGACCGTGATTGCTGAGTTCACTGGCAACCGCAGTCTCATCGTGCCGCAAACTGTGAGCTGGGACTCCGCCGTTTTCGGCTATCGACTAGCTCGCCAAGGCGATTTTCACCAGTGA